The Natrinema amylolyticum region GGGCGTTATGTTCGCGCCCGAGACGAAGTGGAACGTCGTGCTCCTCATTGACGAGGCGGCAACCGACGACCAGCGGGCTGCACTCGAGGACATCTACTTTGGGCGGGCTGGAGGGATCTTCGCTCCTGTCGCCGACACCCACGTCGAAAGCGCCGAAGTCACGACCGTCCCTATCACGTTCGACCGGGATGGCGCAGAGTTCTCCGTAGAGATGGGGGATATCATCTCCATGGAAGTGATCGGGAAGCAGGGCTTTAACGAGGATCTCGGCACCATCTCACCACATCCGCTCACGAAGAGTCGTGAGGTACAGACTGGGAAGTCGACGACAGCCAGCGTTTCCTACAACGACGAGTTCTCGTGGGACGTCTCGGAGAACAACTCGTACTTCTGTGACTTCGAGCTGGCAAACGCCTAACGGAGGCAGTTACGCATCTTCATATTTCGATCATGCGCACACGTGCATCGTTCCGGGAACGATTCTCCCGCCGACGAGTTCCGATTGTCGCGCTCGTCACGTACGCGATCGCACTGCTCGCGTGGGTAATGCTCGCCGGACGCTGGTTACCGATACCGGGATCGACACACGGATCACAGCTGTCCGATCCCGGGGCACCGGAAGCGATGGCGCTCTCGAACGGTCTCACCGGTGTGGGCCTCTATCTGCTCATGTGGGGGGTGATGATGATCGCGATGATGTATCCGGCGTCGGTACCCCTCTTTCGGCTGTACTACGAGACACTCGAGGGGACGACCAAAAGAGGAAAAGGGGTGCGGGTAGCGGCGTTCATGGGAACGTACGCGCTGGTGTGGATGCTAACAGGGGTTGTTCCACTCGCCGTTAACGCCGTGGTGCCAATAGCCAGTATCGCGAGCGAGCACGGTAGTCTCCTGGTGGCCGGT contains the following coding sequences:
- a CDS encoding DUF1326 domain-containing protein translates to MAEQWQLEGDYVEACNCDVTCQCIWLEPPDDDVCTVSLAWHIRDGQYGDVNLSGLSVGLLISTEAGVMFAPETKWNVVLLIDEAATDDQRAALEDIYFGRAGGIFAPVADTHVESAEVTTVPITFDRDGAEFSVEMGDIISMEVIGKQGFNEDLGTISPHPLTKSREVQTGKSTTASVSYNDEFSWDVSENNSYFCDFELANA
- a CDS encoding DUF2182 domain-containing protein is translated as MRTRASFRERFSRRRVPIVALVTYAIALLAWVMLAGRWLPIPGSTHGSQLSDPGAPEAMALSNGLTGVGLYLLMWGVMMIAMMYPASVPLFRLYYETLEGTTKRGKGVRVAAFMGTYALVWMLTGVVPLAVNAVVPIASIASEHGSLLVAGSLLLLATYQLSPYKYRCLRYCRSPLGFLMGHHQPGIRGAVRMSWEFSVFCIGCCWALFTFIVIVGSMNIVWMALIAVVLSLERTVAWGEQLAYAVGVLAGIAGIALIGITIL